The Medicago truncatula cultivar Jemalong A17 chromosome 4, MtrunA17r5.0-ANR, whole genome shotgun sequence genome includes a region encoding these proteins:
- the LOC11444685 gene encoding abscisic acid 8'-hydroxylase 4, with the protein MYMDIIFILFLIFLSSFLSYPFIKKYNKHETIAKPKLPPGSLGWPYIGETFQLYSQHPNIFFASKQKRYGEIFKTHILGCPCVMLTSPEAARFVLVTHSHLFKPTYPKSKEKLIGSSALFFHQGDYHTRIRKLVQNSLAPESIKKLIPDIENEVISSLESWVSIGQVINAFHEMKKFSFNVGILSVFGNLEGNYREQLKENYCIVEKGYNSFPNKIPGTSYSKALLARRRIQEIISEIICKRKEQRLNEKDLLGHLLNYKDEKGKMLSDEEVADNVIGVLFAAQDTTASVLTWILKYLHDHQKLLEAIKAEQMAVCDTNDGGKIPLTWGQIKNMPLTHKVILESLRMSSIISFTFREAVVDVVYKGYLIPKGWKVMPLFRNIHHNPEFYPAPHNFDPSRFEFAPKPNTFMPFGNGVHSCPGNELAKLNMLILIHHLVTKFRWEVVGYQSGIQYSPFPIPQQGLPTRFWRIK; encoded by the exons ATGTATATGGACATTATCTTTATCCTCTTCCTCATCTTTCTCTCATCTTTCCTCTCATATCCATTCATCAAGAAATACAATAAACACGAAACCATAGCCAAACCTAAACTTCCCCCAGGTTCATTGGGTTGGCCTTATATAGGAGAAACTTTTCAACTCTACTCTCAACACCCTAACATCTTCTTTGCTTCTAAGCAAAAAAG ATATGGAGAAATATTTAAGACACACATATTAGGATGTCCATGTGTGATGTTAACAAGTCCTGAGGCTGCAAGATTTGTGTTGGTGACTCATTCTCATTTGTTTAAGCCTACATACCCCAAAAGCAAAGAGAAACTTATTGGTTCTTCTGCATTATTCTTTCACCAAGGAGATTACCACACTCGCATCAGAAAACTCGTTCAAAACTCTCTTGCTCCTGAATCAATCAAGAAATTGATCCCTGATATTGAAAATGAAGTCATTTCCTCATTAGAATCCTGGGTTTCTATTGGACAAGTCATCAACGCTTTCCATGAAATGAAAAAG TTCTCTTTCAATGTCGGGATCCTCTCTGTCTTTGGTAACTTGGAAGGCAATTATAGAGAACAGCTTAAGGAGAATTACTGCATAGTAGAGAAAGGTTACAATTCTTTCCCAAATAAGATACCCGGAACATCATACTCCAAAGCTCTTTTG GCGAGGCGGCGAATTCAAGAGATTATAAGTGAGATAATTTGCAAGAGAAAGGAGCAAAGATTGAATGAGAAGGATCTATTAGGCCATTTGTTAAACTACAAGGATGAAAAAGGGAAAATGTTAAGTGATGAGGAAGTTGCTGATAATGTGATTGGAGTACTATTTGCAGCTCAAGATACTACAGCAAGTGTTCTTACTTGGATTCTCAAGTATCTTCATGATCACCAGAAACTTCTTGAAGCCATAAAA GCTGAGCAGATGGCAGTATGTGATACCAATGATGGAGGGAAGATTCCATTGACATGGGGTCAGATAAAAAATATGCCACTAACTCACAAG GTAATATTGGAAAGCCTAAGGATGTCAAGCATCATATCATTTACTTTTAGGGAAGCTGTGGTTGATGTAGTATACAAGG GATATTTAATACCAAAGGGTTGGAAAGTAATGCCACTGTTCAGAAACATCCATCATAATCCAGAATTCTACCCTGCTCCTCATAATTTTGACCCATCAAGATTTGAG TTTGCTCCAAAGCCCAATACTTTTATGCCATTTGGCAATGGAGTGCACTCATGTCCAGGAAATGAGCTAGCCAAATTGAACATGTTGATTTTAATCCATCATCTAGTAACCAAATTTag GTGGGAGGTAGTGGGATATCAAAGTGGAATCCAATATAGCCCATTCCCAATCCCTCAGCAAGGTCTACCCACAAGATTTTGGAGAATCAAATAG